A window from Enterocloster bolteae encodes these proteins:
- the pheS gene encoding phenylalanine--tRNA ligase subunit alpha, with protein MKEQLEKIKEEALRQIESSEALERLNDIRVSYLGKKGELTNLLKSMKDVAPEDRPKVGQMVNDVRGLIEGRLEEAKTALARKAREEQLKREVIDVTLPARKNNVGHSHPNTIALEEVERIFVGMGYEVVEGPEVEYDRYNFEKLNIPKGHPARDEQDTFYINENILLRSQTSPVQVRTMEKGRLPIRMIAPGRVFRSDEVDATHSPSFHQIEGLVIDRNITFADLKGTLAEFARELFGPETKVKFRPHHFPFTEPSAEVDVTCFKCGGSGCRFCKGSGWIEILGCGMVHPHVLEMCGIDPDEYSGFAFGVGLERIALLKYEIDDMRLLYENDIRFLKQF; from the coding sequence ATGAAAGAGCAGTTAGAGAAAATCAAAGAAGAGGCGTTAAGGCAGATTGAATCTTCCGAAGCGCTGGAGAGACTGAATGACATCCGTGTATCTTATCTGGGTAAGAAGGGAGAACTGACGAACCTGTTAAAGAGCATGAAGGATGTTGCCCCGGAGGACCGGCCAAAGGTGGGCCAGATGGTCAATGATGTAAGGGGGCTTATCGAGGGAAGACTGGAGGAAGCTAAGACTGCCCTGGCCAGGAAAGCCAGAGAGGAGCAGTTAAAAAGGGAGGTCATCGACGTCACCCTTCCGGCCAGGAAGAACAATGTGGGCCACAGCCATCCGAATACCATTGCCCTGGAAGAGGTGGAGCGTATTTTCGTGGGAATGGGATATGAGGTAGTGGAAGGTCCTGAGGTGGAATATGACAGGTATAACTTTGAGAAGCTGAACATTCCCAAGGGCCACCCGGCCAGGGACGAGCAGGATACCTTCTACATCAATGAAAACATTCTGCTGCGCAGCCAGACATCACCGGTACAGGTGCGTACCATGGAGAAGGGCAGGCTTCCCATCCGCATGATTGCGCCGGGCCGCGTGTTCCGTTCCGATGAGGTGGATGCCACCCATTCCCCCTCCTTCCATCAGATTGAGGGCCTTGTGATTGACAGGAATATTACCTTTGCGGACCTGAAGGGAACGCTGGCTGAATTCGCCAGAGAGCTGTTCGGGCCTGAGACAAAGGTGAAGTTCCGCCCCCACCACTTCCCATTTACCGAGCCCAGCGCCGAGGTGGATGTGACCTGTTTCAAATGCGGCGGTTCGGGCTGCCGGTTCTGCAAGGGTTCGGGCTGGATAGAGATTCTGGGATGCGGTATGGTACACCCCCATGTACTGGAGATGTGCGGTATTGACCCGGATGAGTATTCTGGATTCGCATTTGGAGTGGGACTGGAGCGTATTGCTTTGCTTAAATATGAAATTGACGACATGCGTCTGCTGTATGAAAACGATATCCGTTTCCTGAAACAGTTCTAA
- a CDS encoding DNA-3-methyladenine glycosylase family protein, whose protein sequence is MIHRYETPCMDLQQIHQSGQCFRMVPLPEHTYPSGTKNGYRLISGLRVLRAWQDGPFVCLDCPHEDLSFWLSYLDMDRDYQAVIASIDRENTYLRAAAMSGTGIRILRQDPWEMIITFVISQQKTIPNIRQLVEALSSRYGTLLEDRQNRGSGEVREKDEVREKEGARREGAALEESLPPAFSFPAPSQLCLASLEDLMGLKLGYRAKYIHRLCQDAVSGRLDLSHLAALNYEEAMEYLTGFYGIGKKVANCVCLFGLHHIDAFPVDTWIEKILMEQYFDRKKYRRIPKNRLCETIVEDVFGRYSGCAGIMQQYIFYYERSVRQGRE, encoded by the coding sequence ATGATTCATCGTTATGAAACTCCCTGTATGGACCTGCAGCAGATTCATCAGTCCGGCCAATGTTTCCGCATGGTTCCCCTGCCGGAACATACATACCCTTCAGGGACAAAGAACGGCTACCGGCTCATCAGCGGCCTCCGCGTCCTGCGCGCGTGGCAGGACGGCCCTTTCGTCTGCCTGGACTGTCCCCATGAGGACCTTTCCTTCTGGCTGTCCTATCTGGACATGGACCGGGATTACCAGGCTGTCATCGCCTCCATTGACCGGGAAAATACCTACCTGAGGGCAGCTGCCATGAGCGGGACAGGCATACGCATCCTGCGCCAGGACCCATGGGAGATGATCATTACCTTCGTGATCTCCCAGCAAAAGACCATTCCCAACATACGTCAGCTGGTGGAAGCCCTCAGCAGCCGGTACGGCACCCTTCTGGAAGATAGACAGAACCGTGGGAGCGGTGAGGTCCGGGAGAAAGATGAGGTCCGGGAGAAAGAAGGTGCCCGGAGGGAAGGTGCTGCCCTGGAAGAAAGTCTCCCGCCGGCCTTCTCCTTTCCTGCCCCCAGCCAGCTCTGTCTTGCTTCCCTGGAAGATTTAATGGGGCTTAAGCTGGGCTACCGGGCCAAGTACATCCACAGGCTCTGCCAGGACGCGGTTTCAGGCAGGCTGGACCTTTCCCATCTGGCTGCCCTTAACTATGAGGAAGCCATGGAATATCTCACCGGATTTTACGGAATCGGAAAAAAGGTAGCCAACTGTGTGTGTCTTTTCGGCCTCCACCACATAGACGCGTTTCCGGTAGATACATGGATCGAAAAAATCCTGATGGAGCAGTATTTTGACAGAAAAAAATACCGCCGCATCCCCAAAAACCGTCTCTGCGAAACAATCGTAGAAGATGTGTTCGGGCGATACAGCGGCTGTGCCGGCATCATGCAGCAATATATTTTTTATTACGAGCGCAGCGTCAGGCAGGGAAGGGAATGA
- a CDS encoding biotin transporter BioY, translated as MRQGSSTGSRTMVQRHGIARDLTVCGLFTALTAVGAFIKIVIPVGADTMNFTLQWFFVLLAGLLLGSRRAFLSVSTYLLIGLVGIPVFARGGGPSYLIRPTFGFLLGFALAAYVMGKIVEWMHASKPGACLFSATVGYVIYYGMGILYFYFITHFVVVTPDTVGWGAIFAVYCLPTMIPDYILCILAVTVAGRLRPSMGRLME; from the coding sequence ATGAGACAGGGAAGCAGCACAGGAAGCCGTACAATGGTGCAGCGGCACGGAATTGCAAGGGACCTGACGGTATGCGGGCTGTTTACGGCGTTGACAGCAGTGGGGGCCTTTATTAAGATTGTCATACCGGTGGGAGCGGACACCATGAATTTTACCCTTCAGTGGTTCTTTGTGCTTCTGGCAGGCCTTTTGCTTGGCTCCAGAAGAGCCTTCCTCAGTGTGTCCACCTATCTGCTGATTGGACTGGTGGGAATTCCTGTATTTGCGCGGGGCGGAGGACCTTCTTATCTGATTCGCCCCACTTTTGGGTTTCTGCTGGGATTTGCTCTGGCAGCCTATGTGATGGGTAAGATAGTGGAGTGGATGCACGCCTCAAAGCCCGGGGCCTGCCTGTTTAGCGCCACGGTGGGGTATGTGATTTATTACGGAATGGGAATCCTTTACTTTTACTTCATCACCCACTTTGTGGTGGTGACTCCCGACACAGTGGGATGGGGCGCCATCTTTGCGGTATACTGCCTGCCCACCATGATTCCGGATTATATACTCTGCATTCTTGCAGTGACGGTGGCCGGACGCCTGCGCCCGTCTATGGGGCGGCTTATGGAGTGA
- a CDS encoding SDR family oxidoreductase has product MNRRLLITGAGGFLGSRICEYYSNRDGYEAVGVTHRELDIEDFVAVSAFIKAIRPDYVLHCAAISNTGTCERNPVLSEKVNVRGTINLAKACRNAGSRMIFTSSDQIYNTSHSMEPNREGSEGKPGNVYGRDKKRAEEAMLTYLPDAVALRLTWMYDAPSRGRAAGQGLLQKLADALKDRREVEFPVHDYRGITYVWEVVRHLEEAMGLPGGVYNFGSENRYNTFDTARLFLRELAGSDSGGILKRNDERFASCPRNLTMDTDKIKSYGIRFFNTSEGIRKCCMEHREMSRASC; this is encoded by the coding sequence ATGAACAGACGCTTATTGATAACAGGGGCCGGGGGATTTCTCGGTTCCCGGATTTGTGAATATTATAGTAACAGGGACGGATATGAGGCAGTGGGGGTGACGCACAGGGAACTGGATATTGAGGATTTTGTGGCGGTTTCCGCCTTTATAAAGGCTATCCGGCCGGATTATGTCCTGCACTGTGCGGCAATTTCAAACACAGGTACATGTGAAAGAAATCCGGTCCTCTCAGAGAAGGTCAATGTAAGGGGAACCATCAACCTGGCCAAGGCATGCAGGAACGCCGGCAGCCGTATGATATTTACCAGTTCCGACCAGATTTACAACACATCCCATTCCATGGAGCCCAACCGTGAGGGCAGCGAGGGAAAGCCGGGAAATGTGTATGGAAGAGACAAGAAACGGGCGGAGGAAGCCATGCTCACATACCTGCCGGATGCAGTGGCCCTCAGGCTTACTTGGATGTATGACGCTCCGTCCAGGGGAAGAGCGGCGGGCCAGGGGCTGTTGCAGAAGCTGGCGGACGCGTTAAAGGATAGGCGGGAGGTGGAGTTTCCTGTCCATGATTACAGGGGAATCACCTATGTGTGGGAAGTGGTGCGCCATCTGGAGGAGGCCATGGGGCTTCCCGGAGGTGTTTATAACTTTGGAAGTGAGAACCGGTACAACACCTTTGACACGGCCAGGCTGTTCCTCAGGGAATTAGCAGGAAGCGATTCCGGCGGTATATTAAAACGCAATGATGAGAGGTTTGCCTCCTGTCCCAGAAATCTGACCATGGATACGGACAAGATAAAATCCTATGGAATACGGTTCTTTAATACTTCCGAGGGAATACGCAAGTGCTGTATGGAACACAGGGAAATGTCCCGGGCCAGCTGTTAA
- a CDS encoding transglutaminase-like domain-containing protein, which produces MEGEIQMDNSYFDSLAVVLPEDIEKLKWRGEFDRAVRRIDSRLEKDIPQALRKRLMIEKEILKRMPGQYPYTWAEALGILRDNVRDFKDCELETLWEEDAADWIYVDGEVRFRSSFLKNVLKTRKEYENRAMDLELVRSKAENFALLNRTIASMKERGGAGCRFCIRGTLGILEEAERDGEDIKVYLPLPIEYAQVKNVKIHSVRIGEREAEAQEYTIARPDAFQRTICFHTKHRKGQKYLVEFSFENREAYKDFSRGSLEHGGPERIKERTGANGFAEPMDAWLAQQPPHIRFTPLIRELASDIVGEEKDPLKKARRIYDYITTHVMYSFVRSYFTLTDIVQYAASSLKGDCGVQALLFITLCRAAGIPARWQAGLYTSPLEISCHDWAQFYTPSHGWRYADCSFGGAAFREGETERWDFYFGNLDPFRLPAAREFGYEFEPPMDHLRNDPYDNQTGEAEYRDRSLAQEEYSTEYEMISLEDIIY; this is translated from the coding sequence ATGGAAGGGGAGATTCAGATGGATAACAGTTATTTTGATTCTCTGGCGGTTGTGCTGCCGGAGGATATAGAAAAGTTAAAGTGGAGAGGGGAGTTTGACAGGGCTGTCCGCAGGATTGACAGCAGGCTGGAAAAGGATATTCCCCAGGCTTTGAGAAAGCGCCTTATGATTGAAAAGGAGATTCTTAAGCGGATGCCGGGACAGTACCCCTATACATGGGCAGAGGCCCTTGGCATACTGCGGGACAATGTAAGGGATTTTAAGGACTGTGAGCTGGAAACCCTGTGGGAGGAGGATGCAGCGGACTGGATTTACGTGGACGGAGAGGTGCGCTTCCGGAGCAGCTTCCTGAAAAATGTCTTGAAGACCAGGAAAGAATATGAGAACCGGGCAATGGACCTGGAACTGGTCCGGTCTAAGGCGGAAAACTTCGCGCTTCTTAACAGAACCATTGCGTCCATGAAAGAACGGGGAGGCGCCGGATGCAGGTTTTGTATCCGCGGCACACTTGGGATTCTGGAGGAAGCGGAGCGGGACGGCGAAGATATCAAGGTCTATCTTCCTCTGCCGATTGAATATGCCCAGGTAAAGAATGTGAAAATCCACAGCGTAAGAATCGGGGAAAGGGAAGCCGAGGCACAGGAATATACCATTGCGCGCCCGGATGCCTTTCAGCGCACCATCTGCTTCCATACAAAACACAGGAAGGGGCAGAAATATTTGGTGGAGTTTTCCTTTGAGAACCGGGAAGCATACAAGGACTTCTCCCGTGGCAGCCTGGAACACGGCGGCCCGGAACGCATCAAAGAGAGAACCGGAGCAAATGGTTTTGCAGAGCCCATGGATGCCTGGCTGGCGCAGCAGCCGCCCCATATCCGGTTTACTCCCCTGATACGGGAACTGGCGTCTGACATTGTGGGGGAGGAAAAGGACCCCTTAAAGAAGGCCAGAAGGATATATGACTATATCACCACCCATGTGATGTATTCATTTGTGCGGAGTTATTTTACCCTGACTGACATTGTGCAGTATGCGGCCTCATCCCTGAAGGGAGACTGCGGCGTACAGGCGCTTTTGTTCATCACCCTGTGCCGTGCGGCAGGCATTCCGGCCAGATGGCAGGCAGGACTCTATACATCACCCCTTGAAATCAGCTGCCATGACTGGGCGCAGTTTTATACCCCATCCCATGGCTGGCGCTATGCGGACTGTTCCTTTGGAGGAGCGGCCTTCCGGGAGGGGGAGACAGAGCGGTGGGATTTTTACTTTGGAAATCTGGATCCCTTCCGTCTTCCGGCAGCCAGAGAGTTCGGATATGAGTTTGAGCCGCCCATGGATCATTTGAGAAACGATCCCTATGACAATCAGACAGGGGAGGCGGAATACAGGGACAGAAGTCTTGCACAAGAGGAATACAGCACGGAATATGAGATGATTTCCCTGGAAGATATAATATATTAA
- the dnaJ gene encoding molecular chaperone DnaJ: MAESKRDYYEVLGVPKDADEDALKKAYRKLAKKYHPDANPGDKEAEAKFKEASEAYSVLSDPQKRQQYDQFGHAAFEQGGAGAGGFGGGFGGFDFGGDMGDIFGDIFGDIFGGGRSGRARSGPSRGANIKTSVRITFEEAVFGCDKEIEINFKETCASCHGTGAKAGTSPQTCSKCNGKGKIMYTQQSFFGTVQNVQTCPDCNGTGQVIKEKCPDCYGTGYKTVRKKFKVSIPAGIDNGQCVRLAGGGEPGTGGGERGDLLVEAVVSQHPIFKRQDTSIYSTVPISFARAALGGPIRIKTVDGEVEYDVRPGTQTDTKVRLKGKGVPSLRSRSVRGDHYVTLVVQVPERMNQAQKDALRRFDDAMNGVASPEEEKPKKKGIFK; encoded by the coding sequence ATGGCAGAGAGTAAGAGAGATTACTATGAAGTTCTGGGCGTTCCCAAAGATGCAGATGAGGATGCATTGAAAAAAGCATACAGGAAACTTGCCAAGAAATACCACCCCGATGCCAACCCAGGCGATAAAGAGGCAGAGGCCAAGTTTAAAGAAGCTTCCGAGGCATACAGCGTGTTAAGCGACCCTCAGAAACGTCAGCAGTACGACCAGTTCGGCCATGCTGCATTTGAACAGGGAGGCGCAGGGGCAGGCGGCTTTGGTGGCGGCTTCGGCGGCTTTGATTTTGGCGGGGATATGGGCGATATCTTCGGTGATATTTTTGGTGATATTTTTGGCGGCGGCAGGTCCGGGAGGGCCAGAAGCGGACCATCACGGGGCGCCAACATAAAGACTTCTGTTAGGATTACATTTGAGGAAGCTGTATTTGGCTGTGATAAAGAGATCGAGATTAACTTTAAAGAAACCTGTGCCAGCTGTCACGGCACAGGCGCTAAGGCAGGCACTTCCCCTCAGACCTGTTCCAAGTGTAATGGAAAGGGTAAAATCATGTACACCCAGCAGTCCTTTTTCGGTACTGTACAGAATGTGCAGACATGTCCTGACTGTAATGGTACCGGACAGGTTATCAAGGAAAAGTGTCCTGACTGTTATGGTACAGGTTATAAAACAGTGCGCAAGAAATTCAAGGTATCCATTCCGGCAGGCATTGACAACGGCCAGTGCGTGCGTCTGGCAGGGGGCGGCGAGCCCGGCACTGGCGGCGGTGAGCGCGGTGATTTGCTGGTGGAGGCAGTTGTTTCCCAGCATCCCATATTCAAGCGCCAGGATACCAGTATTTATTCCACGGTGCCCATATCCTTTGCCCGGGCAGCCCTGGGAGGCCCTATCCGCATAAAGACAGTGGACGGCGAAGTAGAGTACGATGTAAGGCCGGGCACCCAGACAGATACCAAGGTACGCTTAAAGGGAAAAGGTGTTCCCTCGCTGCGCAGCCGCAGTGTCAGGGGCGACCACTATGTTACTTTGGTGGTTCAGGTGCCGGAGCGTATGAACCAGGCGCAGAAAGATGCCTTAAGGCGGTTTGACGATGCGATGAACGGCGTCGCATCACCGGAGGAAGAGAAGCCTAAGAAGAAGGGCATATTCAAATAG
- the dnaK gene encoding molecular chaperone DnaK, with translation MSKIIGIDLGTTNSCVAVMEGGKPTVIANAEGVRTTPSVVAFTKTGERLIGEPAKRQAVTNADKTISSIKRHMGTDYRVDIDGKKYTPQEISAMILQKLKADAESYLGETVTEAVITVPAYFNDAQRQATKDAGKIAGLDVKRIINEPTAAALAYGLDNEKEQKIMVYDLGGGTFDVSIIEIGDGVIEVLSTNGDTRLGGDDFDNAITNWMISEFKKAEGVDLSNDKMALQRLKEAAEKAKKELSTATTTNINLPFITATAEGPKHLDMNLTRAKFDELTHDLVERTAIPVQNALKDAGITASELGKVLLVGGSTRMIAAQEKVKQLTGKEPSKTLNPDECVAIGAAIQGGKLAGDAGAGDILLLDVTPLSLSIETMGGVATRLIERNTTIPTKKSQIFSTAADNQTAVDIHVVQGERQFARDNKTLGQFRLDGIPPARRGIPQIEVTFDIDANGIVNVSAKDLGTGKEQHITITSGSNMSDDDIDKAVKEAAEYEAQDKKRKEAIDARNDADSMVFQTEKALEEVGDKIAPGDKAEVEADLNSLKEAINRAPVEEMTDAQVEDIKAGREKLMNSAQKLFAKVYEQAQASGAAGQAGPDMGGAGNAAGGDDVVDADFKEV, from the coding sequence ATGAGCAAGATTATAGGTATTGACTTAGGTACGACAAACAGCTGTGTGGCTGTTATGGAAGGCGGAAAACCAACTGTTATTGCCAACGCGGAAGGCGTAAGGACAACACCGTCCGTTGTGGCATTCACAAAGACAGGAGAGAGGCTGATTGGCGAGCCTGCAAAGCGTCAGGCAGTTACCAACGCAGATAAGACCATCTCTTCCATCAAGCGCCACATGGGCACGGACTACAGGGTAGACATCGACGGAAAGAAGTACACTCCACAGGAGATTTCCGCCATGATTCTGCAGAAGCTGAAAGCTGACGCAGAGAGCTATCTGGGTGAGACTGTGACAGAGGCAGTTATCACGGTTCCGGCATATTTTAATGATGCCCAGCGCCAGGCTACCAAGGATGCAGGCAAGATTGCTGGCCTGGATGTAAAGCGTATCATCAACGAGCCTACGGCAGCAGCCCTGGCTTACGGACTTGACAATGAAAAAGAACAGAAGATCATGGTATACGACTTAGGCGGCGGTACCTTTGATGTTTCCATTATCGAAATCGGCGACGGCGTAATTGAGGTTCTGTCTACCAACGGCGATACCCGTCTGGGCGGCGATGACTTTGACAACGCAATTACAAACTGGATGATTTCCGAGTTCAAGAAAGCTGAGGGCGTGGATCTGTCCAATGACAAGATGGCTCTCCAGAGACTGAAGGAAGCAGCTGAGAAGGCAAAGAAGGAGCTGTCCACAGCTACCACAACCAATATCAATCTTCCCTTTATCACTGCAACTGCCGAGGGACCAAAGCATCTGGATATGAACCTGACCAGGGCTAAGTTTGACGAACTGACCCACGACCTGGTAGAGCGCACTGCTATCCCGGTACAGAATGCGCTTAAGGATGCAGGCATCACTGCTTCTGAGTTAGGCAAGGTGCTGTTGGTAGGCGGTTCCACACGTATGATAGCTGCACAGGAAAAGGTTAAACAGCTGACAGGCAAGGAACCCAGCAAGACCCTGAACCCGGATGAGTGCGTGGCCATCGGCGCTGCCATTCAGGGCGGCAAGCTGGCCGGCGATGCAGGTGCAGGAGACATCCTTCTTCTGGATGTAACGCCTCTCTCCCTGTCCATCGAGACCATGGGCGGCGTGGCTACCAGACTGATTGAGAGGAATACCACCATTCCTACCAAGAAGAGCCAGATATTCTCAACCGCTGCCGACAACCAGACAGCCGTGGATATCCATGTGGTACAGGGCGAGCGCCAGTTTGCAAGGGATAACAAGACACTGGGACAGTTCCGCCTGGATGGAATTCCGCCTGCAAGAAGAGGAATTCCGCAGATTGAGGTTACCTTTGACATTGATGCCAACGGTATTGTAAACGTATCCGCAAAGGATCTGGGAACAGGTAAGGAGCAGCACATCACCATTACCTCCGGTTCCAATATGTCAGACGATGATATTGATAAGGCAGTGAAAGAAGCAGCTGAGTACGAGGCACAGGACAAGAAGCGCAAGGAAGCCATTGACGCAAGGAACGATGCGGACTCCATGGTATTCCAGACCGAGAAGGCCCTGGAAGAGGTTGGGGATAAGATTGCTCCCGGCGACAAGGCAGAAGTGGAAGCTGACCTTAATTCACTGAAGGAAGCCATCAACCGCGCTCCGGTTGAGGAGATGACAGACGCACAGGTAGAGGACATCAAGGCCGGCAGAGAGAAGCTGATGAACAGCGCTCAGAAGCTGTTTGCAAAGGTTTATGAGCAGGCTCAGGCCTCCGGTGCAGCAGGCCAGGCAGGTCCTGACATGGGCGGCGCCGGAAACGCAGCAGGCGGCGATGACGTTGTGGACGCAGATTTCAAGGAAGTATAA
- the grpE gene encoding nucleotide exchange factor GrpE, with translation MKDEALKKEDEALNTEQEAGTEQTSEAGSGEAGNTEAAAETGETAEDVPEGAEEDTEQAPAAEKEEKKGFFKKKKDPRDEKIEDLTDRVKRQMAEFENFRKRTDKEKSAMYEMGAKDIIERILPVIDNFERGLATVPEDAKGTPLAEGMEKIYKQFRKTLEEAGVKAIEAVGQEFDPNYHNAVMHVDDESLGENIVAEELQKGYMYRDSVVRHSMVKVAN, from the coding sequence ATGAAAGACGAAGCGTTAAAAAAGGAAGACGAGGCCCTGAATACAGAGCAGGAAGCGGGAACAGAACAGACTTCTGAGGCCGGATCCGGGGAGGCAGGGAATACAGAGGCTGCCGCTGAGACCGGAGAGACGGCAGAAGATGTGCCGGAAGGCGCAGAGGAAGATACAGAGCAGGCGCCTGCCGCTGAAAAGGAAGAAAAAAAGGGATTTTTTAAGAAGAAGAAAGACCCCAGGGATGAAAAGATAGAAGATCTCACCGACCGGGTGAAACGTCAGATGGCGGAATTTGAGAATTTCCGCAAGCGGACAGACAAGGAAAAGTCCGCCATGTATGAGATGGGAGCCAAGGACATCATAGAGAGAATCCTTCCCGTCATTGATAACTTTGAGAGAGGCCTGGCAACCGTGCCTGAGGATGCAAAGGGAACACCCCTTGCAGAGGGTATGGAGAAGATATATAAGCAGTTCCGGAAAACACTGGAGGAAGCCGGCGTGAAAGCCATTGAAGCAGTAGGCCAGGAGTTTGACCCCAACTACCACAACGCAGTGATGCATGTGGATGATGAAAGCCTGGGAGAGAACATAGTGGCGGAGGAATTGCAGAAGGGTTATATGTACAGAGACAGCGTGGTCAGACACAGTATGGTAAAAGTGGCAAATTGA